Proteins found in one Pantanalinema sp. genomic segment:
- the fliN gene encoding flagellar motor switch protein FliN: MEWQDQRQGYNAVKFGPLAGAAHGDTNIRGSLDLLRDIRLQVSVELGRTSLPLKQVMQMAEGSVIELDQLAGEPVNVIAAGKIVAQGEVVVIGSNFGIKITKIFQSELSSTMG, from the coding sequence ATGGAATGGCAAGACCAGCGCCAAGGCTACAACGCCGTCAAGTTCGGCCCGCTCGCGGGGGCCGCCCACGGGGACACCAACATCCGGGGCAGCCTCGATCTGCTGCGCGACATCCGGCTTCAGGTCTCGGTCGAGCTGGGGCGCACCAGCCTCCCGCTCAAGCAGGTCATGCAGATGGCCGAGGGCTCGGTCATCGAGCTGGACCAGCTCGCCGGCGAGCCGGTCAACGTCATCGCCGCGGGCAAGATCGTCGCCCAGGGCGAGGTGGTCGTGATCGGCTCGAACTTCGGCATCAAGATCACCAAGATCTTCCAGAGCGAACTTTCGAGCACGATGGGGTAA
- a CDS encoding FliM/FliN family flagellar motor switch protein codes for MTARDRARLLRPQSIPLWLGLAPLVMLFLFAVQSKSGLGLPMLIAAALGGIGFGVSVGYHFFCRASIPKVVIKPMGFWRGAIVALALLPLTLVNLYGAGSGHSLMLSPYGITSPQRWIAIAAKMVLGTPLGLNTAPLPQLPASLSEGIFLGGALWGALGYGLVFAIAGFGFAALRQESFDPRQDPFGGSGTWPFLRMMIGYYYGLSLGFWFGAGAIWLAKTVFSNTEALPSTLQAVLMALGVNRDPNLAFTNAVGLAGLLVVFSTLFLGKADFAAGFSDPRPEEKEPDMKIKIPELPQTPEPEFDFASIGHETDQIAQQFQSQLQDLARQLGFQDPIETAASLVAAPAESIEEAPAEHEPPVANVISARRPDFDVSFDSAMGQLSNVYVQVSAQLGSTELPLTDWLTMAEGSILELPRSKDNSITLCINDKPVGKGRAVVLEDHKAIKVLKLSSDATQHLGR; via the coding sequence ATGCTGATCGCCGCGGCCCTCGGCGGAATCGGCTTCGGGGTGAGCGTCGGCTACCACTTCTTCTGTCGGGCCTCGATCCCCAAGGTGGTCATCAAGCCCATGGGCTTCTGGCGCGGGGCCATCGTCGCCCTCGCCCTCTTGCCGCTGACGCTCGTCAACCTCTACGGGGCGGGCTCGGGCCACTCGCTGATGCTCTCGCCCTACGGGATCACGAGCCCCCAGCGCTGGATCGCGATCGCCGCCAAGATGGTCCTCGGCACCCCCCTCGGCCTCAACACCGCCCCCTTGCCGCAGCTGCCCGCGAGCCTCTCCGAGGGGATCTTCCTCGGTGGGGCGCTGTGGGGCGCGCTCGGCTACGGCCTGGTCTTCGCGATCGCGGGCTTCGGCTTCGCCGCCCTGCGGCAGGAGTCCTTCGATCCGCGCCAGGATCCCTTCGGGGGAAGCGGCACCTGGCCTTTCCTGCGGATGATGATCGGCTACTACTACGGCCTGTCGCTGGGCTTCTGGTTCGGCGCGGGCGCCATCTGGCTCGCCAAGACGGTCTTCTCCAACACCGAGGCGCTGCCGAGCACCCTCCAGGCGGTCCTGATGGCCCTCGGCGTCAACCGGGATCCCAACCTCGCCTTCACCAACGCGGTGGGGCTCGCGGGCCTCCTCGTCGTCTTCTCCACCCTCTTCCTGGGCAAGGCCGACTTCGCGGCCGGCTTCTCGGACCCCCGGCCCGAGGAGAAGGAGCCCGACATGAAGATCAAGATCCCGGAGCTGCCTCAGACGCCCGAGCCCGAGTTCGACTTCGCCTCGATCGGCCACGAGACCGACCAGATCGCCCAGCAGTTCCAGAGCCAGCTCCAGGACCTGGCGCGGCAGCTGGGCTTCCAGGACCCGATCGAGACCGCCGCCTCCCTGGTGGCTGCCCCCGCCGAGTCGATCGAGGAGGCCCCCGCCGAGCACGAGCCCCCGGTCGCCAACGTGATCTCGGCCCGCAGGCCCGACTTCGACGTCAGCTTCGACAGCGCCATGGGCCAGCTCTCCAACGTCTACGTCCAGGTCAGCGCCCAGCTCGGCAGCACCGAGCTGCCCTTGACCGACTGGCTCACCATGGCCGAGGGCTCCATCCTGGAGCTTCCGCGCTCCAAGGACAACAGCATCACCCTCTGCATCAACGACAAGCCGGTCGGCAAGGGCCGCGCCGTCGTGCTCGAGGACCACAAGGCCATCAAGGTCCTCAAGCTGAGCAGCGACGCGACCCAGCATCTCGGGAGGTAA